The Primulina huaijiensis isolate GDHJ02 chromosome 12, ASM1229523v2, whole genome shotgun sequence genome has a window encoding:
- the LOC140989838 gene encoding NAC domain containing protein 50-like produces the protein MGQEVVVAAGKGATAPTSLAPGFRFHPTDEELVRYYLRRKACGKPFRFQAVIEIDVYKSEPWELAEYSSLKTRDQEWYFFSPVDRKYGNGSRLNRATGKGYWKATGKDRPVRHKNQAIGMKKTLVFHSGRAPDGKRTNWVMHEYRLCDMELERAGVTQDAFVLCRIFRKSGLGPPNGDRYAPFVDEEWDDDAVLVVPGGDADDDVPNGDEVQVECTDLGQDPTPLIMAPPQIENPVDSQSLTFLCKREISEDPRELSLSQGKRSKHNDPNSINANGSEDSTTMTQDPPAMMMTTNFPLGPFEFPLLEPVERQENRSVINPLDSSNLEKSVPPGYLKFISNLENEILNVSMERETLKIEVMRAQAMINILQSQVESLTKDNDDLRRCLPRRG, from the exons ATGGGACAGGAGGTGGTTGTGGCGGCGGGGAAAGGGGCGACGGCGCCGACTTCTCTGGCACCGGGGTTTAGGTTTCATCCGACTGATGAAGAATTGGTGAGGTATTATTTGAGGAGGAAAGCTTGTGGAAAACCCTTTCGTTTCCAAGCTGTTATTGAAATTGATGTCTACAAATCTGAGCCCTGGGAGCTCGCTG AATATTCGTCTCTGAAGACTAGAGATCAAGAATGGTACTTTTTCAGCCCTGTGGATAGGAAGTATGGTAATGGGTCTCGGTTGAATCGAGCCACTGGCAAAGGATATTGGAAAGCAACTGGGAAGGACCGACCCGTACGTCATAAAAATCAAGCCATAGGAATGAAAAAAACTCTTGTGTTTCATAGTGGGCGTGCTCCTGACGGGAAGAGAACAAATTGGGTAATGCATGAGTATAGGCTCTGTGATATGGAATTGGAAAGGGCTGGAGTTACACAG GATGCATTTGTGCTCTGTAGAATCTTCCGGAAAAGTGGCCTCGGGCCACCAAATGGGGACCGTTATGCCCCTTTTGTTGATGAGGAATGGGATGATGATGCAGTGCTTGTGGTTCCCGGAGGAGATGCTGATGATGATGTGCCCAATGGTGATGAAGTACAAGTTGAGTGCACTGATCTTGGACAG GATCCTACTCCTCTCATCATGGCACCTCCTCAGATCGAAAATCCAGTTGATTCGCAGAGTCTTACCTTTTTGTGCAAGAGGGAGATATCTGAAGATCCCAGAGAACTCTCTCTATCCCAGGGCAAAAGATCGAAACACAATGACCCTAACTCGATCAATGCTAATGGATCGGAAGATTCAACCACAATGACCCAAGATCCACCAGCAATGATGATGACGACAAATTTTCCCTTAGGACCTTTTGAGTTTCCGCTACTAGAACCCGTAGAGCGCCAAGAAAACCGTTCAGTGATCAACCCACTCGACTCCTCCAACCTCGAGAAATCCGTGCCTCCTGGGTACTTGAAGTTTATCAGCAACCTCGAGAACGAGATCCTGAATGTTTCGATGGAGCGGGAAACATTGAAGATTGAGGTGATGAGAGCTCAAGCAATGATCAACATTCTTCAATCCCAGGTCGAGTCCTTGACCAAAGATAATGATGATTTGAGACGATGCCTCCCTAGGAGGGGCTAG
- the LOC140990505 gene encoding zinc finger protein ZAT5-like has translation MDMEATAGPPMDCNKDISSPNIAKGKRTKRLRFLSPITLTINAPPFLEDNTNNHQYPSPSAAVSAASSEESTTTEEEDTARCLILLANSHFSPTKQPRGHLIPIGDNNKRNKVGGDGAAGMYACKTCDRVFSSFQALGGHRASHKKPKNEKKSSSTSLFMSDEEDFPSPSISSYKSRMSLSLQLNSATNASPRIHECSYCGAEFTSGQALGGHMRRHRASGPVSPLSKPPLMPTVHSKEFEFDLGIKPKNGLSLDLNLPAPEEEHQR, from the coding sequence ATGGACATGGAGGCTACGGCGGGGCCGCCCATGGATTGTAACAAGGATATCTCTTCCCCTAATATTGCCAAGGGAAAACGTACCAAAAGGTTGAGGTTTCTTTCCCCGATTACCTTGACCATTAATGCCCCACCATTTCTTGAAGATAACACCAACAACCATCAATATCCCAGCCCTTCGGCAGCCGTCTCAGCCGCTTCCTCGGAGGAGAGCACCACCACGGAGGAGGAAGACACCGCCCGGTGCCTTATCCTCTTAGCCAATAGCCATTTCTCCCCTACCAAACAGCCTCGAGGTCATCTAATTCCCATCGGAGATAACAATAAGAGGAACAAGGTGGGTGGAGACGGTGCCGCGGGCATGTATGCATGCAAGACGTGCGATCGGGTTTTCTCCTCGTTTCAGGCCCTGGGCGGACACCGGGCCAGCCACAAGAAGCCAAAAAACGAGAAGAAATCGTCTTCGACGTCATTATTCATGTCCGATGAAGAGGATTTCCCATCTCCATCGATTTCGTCGTACAAGAGCAGGATGTCTCTTTCCCTGCAACTAAACAGCGCCACTAATGCCTCGCCCCGGATTCACGAGTGTTCGTATTGCGGAGCCGAGTTTACATCCGGCCAGGCCTTGGGAGGCCACATGAGGAGACACCGGGCCTCTGGGCCGGTAAGTCCATTATCAAAACCTCCATTGATGCCTACAGTTCATAGCAAAGAATTTGAATTCGATCTCGGAATCAAACCCAAAAACGGGTTGTCGTTGGATCTTAATCTTCCGGCACCGGAAGAAGAGCATCAAAGATGA